From the Chloroflexus aurantiacus J-10-fl genome, one window contains:
- a CDS encoding Ig-like domain-containing protein: MKQLIYLILAISLISSSASLTFAQHTLPASHGVQGETGSVNGTLATIPDAWADDVYYFPLTLHNSVVFWPGSPPSCSPTLEFPDPCQISSRTANGAPSTSTARLLHNAGNTGPFIKSNLAVDDTHVYWIGSDFQIKRLPRSATTTTTPEVIGSTTYTTSTLRFEIDVDANYIFWIESNTASPISGRLFRMPKSGGAVQLMAERTISGFGAGYFEKLRADGSGGAYYVSTFFSSLFRTVPDGAGFTSTFLGIAGVASYALSSSHIYWAERLANLVIKRAPRSNPSAVETLANRGNTGTPTAPVIAVDNLNVYWQEVRGSTGPIFRLALSGGTPEQITDNQGAALALASNGRYLFWNNGTMYRLPVNASTWTLDLDVTGLEVVQIVQNPNNDVPLVSGKETFVRVFPRILSSSPSRATVDLWPNVLLYGTRGGTPLPDSPLEPVYYVGNARSVGSTIDRRDINSGVWFRLPASWADGTVQLRAVVNPRRVQTETNYTNNEVSRTVSFVRKAPICLDIKPVSTERGVTISAWPRDEGARRFIQSFFVRAEQLLPTHELRVFMRGGDPLRKPRWYLFESDPFGLSRTNADSGWMLFLLKLNTLFDSNLCSDGGRTLRTVMAQDFPDREVNGMNLEDTVLFFTFWNPNGNFAQNVPGGGVTLAHEIAHAYGRGHINCPVGTPDGVDGSYPHPTCQIGTPGPNEFLGFDSGLSRRFGQPPSLLLPETTGDLMSYAHHIPRPRWTSNYTWQGIFNQISNRSLAVADTGEDVSIAQSTVSFIVTGFISGTVAEMRESFQLPEPLLSQVTAQINASTVESSEYRIRAFNGTTLLADRPLRVAEADGDLAPGTSEPDLIGFFQRLDLTQRPTRIEIVQVGGSSIGGLNVSPNPPTVSITAPTAGSTVNRTLTVSWNASDPDGGVLHHMVRYSADNGTTWTVIAQGLTANTLNVDIASLPGGTARVQVITTDGLNTAIATSAAFSVARRTPEVSILLEGGPVFAPGDSITLRSRAYDPEDGFLSGSRLQWQITGPLSITGDGGQLTLLNLPPGLYTARLQATDSDSGSGEDTIQFSVSPKRISDDSTAPVVDGFCEDAAYNADPHPVSLRYNEGTPSATAAQVRFVRVGAYLYACFSGLPLSTSATEAAILKFDLNNSADALQQADDLIMLIQRDGVVRSGRGNGSVNDVFDPIPQSVTGAVSAGTTSWSAEMQIAVDRFGGWDRFVRMLVAHDTRSAWPRGSVAYEPQRWGVTMLGEVNYRVNLPLVVK; this comes from the coding sequence ATGAAACAGCTCATCTATCTTATCCTTGCGATAAGCCTGATCAGTAGCTCGGCGTCATTGACTTTTGCTCAGCATACGCTGCCGGCATCGCACGGGGTACAAGGGGAAACCGGTTCGGTGAATGGCACGCTTGCCACCATTCCAGACGCCTGGGCAGATGACGTATACTATTTCCCGTTAACGTTACACAACAGCGTTGTCTTCTGGCCTGGATCGCCACCATCCTGCTCACCCACGTTAGAGTTCCCTGATCCTTGTCAAATCTCCAGTCGTACTGCGAATGGCGCACCTTCAACAAGCACTGCCCGTCTCTTGCACAATGCCGGCAATACCGGACCATTCATCAAATCGAACCTCGCCGTTGACGACACACATGTATACTGGATCGGTAGCGACTTCCAGATCAAACGCTTACCGCGTAGCGCTACAACCACGACGACGCCAGAGGTGATCGGAAGCACAACGTATACCACCTCAACCCTGCGCTTCGAGATTGATGTAGACGCCAACTACATCTTCTGGATAGAGAGCAATACTGCGTCGCCGATTTCGGGTCGGTTGTTTCGCATGCCAAAATCGGGTGGTGCAGTACAACTGATGGCGGAACGTACTATCAGTGGCTTCGGTGCAGGGTATTTTGAGAAATTGCGCGCCGATGGTTCTGGCGGTGCGTATTATGTGTCTACCTTCTTCAGCAGCCTGTTTCGTACTGTTCCAGACGGTGCCGGCTTCACCTCTACCTTTCTTGGAATTGCCGGTGTTGCTTCCTATGCCCTTAGCAGTTCTCATATCTACTGGGCAGAGAGGCTCGCTAACCTCGTCATCAAACGTGCACCGCGCAGCAATCCCAGCGCTGTTGAGACTCTGGCGAATCGGGGCAACACCGGTACCCCCACAGCACCGGTCATTGCCGTCGACAACCTGAATGTCTACTGGCAAGAGGTGCGTGGGTCTACTGGCCCTATCTTTCGGCTGGCGTTAAGTGGTGGTACACCAGAGCAAATTACCGATAACCAGGGTGCTGCTCTGGCTCTGGCGAGTAATGGCCGCTACCTCTTCTGGAATAACGGCACAATGTACCGTTTGCCGGTCAATGCTTCGACCTGGACGCTTGATCTGGATGTGACGGGCCTGGAAGTGGTGCAGATAGTTCAAAACCCGAATAACGATGTGCCCCTGGTAAGTGGCAAGGAGACGTTTGTGCGCGTCTTCCCACGTATTCTCAGTAGTTCACCGTCCAGGGCTACGGTCGATCTATGGCCGAATGTCCTGCTGTACGGGACACGCGGTGGTACACCGCTGCCCGACTCGCCGCTTGAACCGGTGTATTACGTCGGCAATGCGCGTAGTGTGGGATCGACCATTGATCGGCGCGACATCAATAGTGGGGTCTGGTTCCGCCTGCCGGCTTCCTGGGCAGATGGGACAGTACAGTTGCGTGCTGTCGTCAATCCCCGCCGTGTGCAAACTGAGACCAACTATACTAATAACGAAGTGTCACGGACGGTCTCGTTTGTGCGGAAAGCCCCGATCTGTCTGGACATCAAACCGGTCAGCACCGAGCGTGGGGTAACCATTTCGGCATGGCCCCGCGATGAAGGGGCACGGCGCTTCATCCAGTCTTTCTTCGTTCGTGCAGAGCAGTTGTTACCTACGCATGAACTGCGGGTCTTTATGCGTGGCGGTGATCCATTGCGCAAACCGCGCTGGTATCTCTTTGAGAGCGATCCGTTTGGTCTGTCGCGCACCAACGCCGATAGCGGATGGATGCTCTTCCTGCTCAAACTCAACACTCTCTTCGATAGCAATCTGTGTAGCGATGGCGGCAGGACGCTGCGTACCGTGATGGCGCAGGATTTTCCCGACCGTGAAGTCAATGGGATGAATCTTGAAGACACGGTGCTGTTTTTCACCTTCTGGAACCCTAATGGTAATTTTGCCCAGAATGTGCCGGGTGGTGGCGTGACCCTGGCGCATGAGATTGCTCATGCGTATGGTCGCGGTCATATTAACTGTCCGGTGGGAACCCCTGATGGTGTTGATGGGAGCTATCCGCATCCGACCTGCCAGATCGGTACTCCTGGCCCGAATGAGTTTCTCGGTTTCGACTCCGGTCTGAGTCGCAGGTTTGGTCAACCGCCGAGTCTCCTCTTGCCAGAGACAACCGGCGATCTGATGTCATACGCGCATCATATTCCGCGACCACGCTGGACATCGAATTATACCTGGCAAGGCATCTTCAACCAGATCAGTAATCGTAGCCTGGCGGTCGCAGATACCGGAGAAGATGTTTCGATTGCTCAGTCCACCGTCTCATTCATTGTCACCGGCTTCATTTCAGGGACGGTTGCTGAAATGCGCGAGTCGTTCCAGTTGCCTGAACCACTGCTTAGCCAGGTCACTGCTCAGATCAACGCCAGTACAGTAGAAAGCTCTGAGTATCGTATTCGGGCATTCAACGGCACAACACTGCTCGCCGACCGACCGTTGCGTGTTGCCGAGGCTGACGGTGATCTGGCGCCCGGTACATCGGAACCGGATCTGATTGGCTTTTTCCAGCGTCTCGATCTGACGCAGCGTCCTACCCGGATCGAGATTGTTCAGGTGGGAGGTAGTAGTATCGGTGGGCTGAATGTCAGCCCCAATCCGCCTACAGTGTCGATTACTGCGCCCACCGCAGGCAGTACTGTGAATCGCACGCTGACCGTAAGCTGGAATGCCAGCGATCCGGATGGTGGCGTTCTGCATCATATGGTGCGCTACAGTGCCGATAATGGTACCACCTGGACGGTCATTGCTCAGGGTCTGACGGCCAATACGCTCAACGTAGATATTGCCAGCTTACCGGGTGGCACGGCACGTGTGCAGGTTATTACCACCGACGGCTTGAATACCGCGATTGCCACATCTGCGGCGTTCTCGGTGGCACGTCGCACACCGGAGGTGTCGATCTTACTGGAAGGCGGACCTGTATTTGCGCCGGGCGACTCGATCACCCTGCGGAGCCGGGCCTACGATCCAGAAGACGGTTTTCTGAGTGGCTCACGATTGCAGTGGCAAATTACCGGCCCGCTCAGTATTACCGGTGATGGCGGGCAGTTAACCCTGCTCAACCTGCCGCCCGGCCTCTACACGGCTCGCCTCCAGGCAACTGATAGCGATAGCGGTAGTGGTGAGGATACTATTCAATTCTCTGTTTCACCCAAACGGATCAGCGATGATAGTACTGCACCGGTTGTCGATGGTTTCTGTGAAGATGCTGCCTACAACGCCGATCCACACCCTGTATCACTCCGCTACAATGAAGGCACTCCCTCGGCAACAGCGGCGCAGGTGCGGTTTGTGCGCGTAGGAGCGTACCTGTATGCCTGCTTCAGCGGCCTACCGCTCAGCACAAGTGCCACGGAAGCAGCCATCTTGAAATTCGATCTCAACAACAGTGCCGATGCACTGCAACAGGCGGACGACCTGATTATGCTGATCCAACGCGATGGCGTTGTCCGCAGTGGGCGTGGTAATGGCAGTGTGAACGATGTCTTCGACCCGATCCCGCAGAGCGTGACCGGAGCGGTAAGTGCCGGTACCACCAGTTGGAGTGCGGAAATGCAGATAGCGGTTGACCGCTTTGGGGGTTGGGATCGATTTGTGCGCATGCTGGTTGCCCATGATACCCGATCAGCCTGGCCGCGGGGAAGCGTTGCCTACGAACCGCAGCGCTGGGGAGTGACAATGCTGGGAGAGGTGAACTATCGGGTGAACCTGCCGTTGGTCGTCAAGTAA
- a CDS encoding GGDEF domain-containing response regulator produces MTAPARILVAEDEPDVGMLLREILVSEGYEVELVPNGHLLVERAQEQPPDLILVDLLMPLMDGLEAIRQLRNDTRTSHLPMLILTALGESSRIVEGLETGADDYIVKPYEREVLLARVRSQLRRASQLPARNPLTGLPGNVSIQAEINRQLQQGAKFALLYIDLDNFKAFNDVYGFARGDKALHLVASVLQEQCPSGDFIGHIGGDDFVVIHFGADPETLCKRIIQVFDQRVRTLYDEADLQRGYLVATDRYGIVRQFGIISLSIAVVTTYTRSFRNYDEIGRVAAELKQAAKQIAGSAYKIDRRSDDAIPPSLNDRRSGSSPEALIVCHNDIVRAAIIATLNVRGYRLLIADNEIAAQGLLAHNPHPALIVAEFQRSTPIQIWQQVNHNSTLIALINDDEDATIAQQAGAQVIIRLDGSPLNLSDQLQAALATLAR; encoded by the coding sequence ATGACAGCACCGGCTCGCATTCTCGTTGCCGAAGATGAACCAGATGTGGGCATGCTCCTGCGGGAAATTCTAGTAAGCGAAGGGTACGAGGTAGAACTGGTACCTAATGGCCACCTCCTGGTGGAACGCGCCCAGGAACAGCCACCGGATTTGATCCTGGTTGATCTGCTCATGCCGTTGATGGATGGCCTGGAGGCAATCCGCCAACTGCGTAACGACACCCGCACGTCACACCTGCCGATGCTCATCCTCACCGCACTTGGCGAGTCGTCGCGCATTGTTGAAGGATTGGAGACCGGTGCCGATGACTATATTGTCAAACCTTATGAACGCGAAGTATTGCTGGCCCGTGTACGCTCACAATTGCGACGAGCATCGCAATTACCGGCCCGGAATCCGCTCACCGGCTTACCCGGCAATGTCTCCATTCAGGCCGAGATCAATCGTCAACTCCAGCAAGGGGCTAAATTTGCCCTGCTGTATATCGATCTCGATAATTTCAAAGCGTTCAATGATGTTTATGGGTTTGCACGTGGCGACAAGGCGCTACACCTCGTGGCCAGTGTCTTACAGGAACAGTGCCCTTCGGGAGACTTTATCGGTCATATCGGTGGCGACGATTTTGTGGTGATTCACTTCGGTGCTGACCCTGAGACGTTGTGCAAGCGTATTATCCAGGTCTTTGACCAGCGTGTTCGTACCCTGTACGACGAGGCAGATCTCCAACGGGGCTATCTGGTTGCCACAGATCGCTACGGTATTGTGCGTCAGTTTGGAATTATTAGCCTTTCTATCGCAGTGGTAACGACCTACACACGCAGCTTTCGCAATTATGACGAAATAGGGCGGGTTGCGGCGGAATTGAAGCAGGCGGCCAAGCAGATTGCCGGCAGTGCGTATAAGATAGATCGGCGCAGTGATGATGCAATCCCCCCCTCTCTCAACGACCGCCGCAGTGGTTCATCACCCGAAGCGCTTATCGTCTGTCATAATGACATTGTGCGCGCAGCAATTATTGCTACGCTCAATGTACGTGGCTATCGCCTGCTCATTGCCGATAACGAGATCGCAGCCCAGGGATTACTCGCTCACAATCCCCATCCGGCGCTTATTGTTGCTGAGTTTCAGCGATCCACACCAATTCAGATCTGGCAACAAGTGAATCACAATTCCACGCTGATTGCGTTGATCAACGATGACGAGGATGCCACCATCGCCCAGCAGGCTGGGGCGCAGGTTATCATTCGCCTGGACGGCAGTCCCCTCAATCTCTCTGATCAGTTGCAGGCGGCGCTGGCGACACTGGCACGATGA
- a CDS encoding DEAD/DEAH box helicase, with amino-acid sequence MTTFAELGLSDALVSTLSGLGYDEPTPIQAQAIPLLLAGRDVIAQAQTGTGKTAAFALPMIERVTDALVVQALVLAPTRELAVQVAEAIHRYGRHRSLRVLPIYGGQPIERQLRGLAQGTQVVVGTPGRVLDHLKRGSLRFDHLRMVVLDEADEMLDMGFAEELEAILQLTPTERQTALFSATLPPAVQNLTLRYTRQPVRVSIAAEQLTTPRIRQTYYEVLARDKLDALCRVLDAEMPQLAIVFCRTRQEADDIGERLQGRGYAAESLHGDLSQAARDRVMRRFREGQLDVLVATDVAARGLDIAEVSHVINYDVPTDPESYVHRIGRTGRAGREGVAITFITPRERRMLQIIERVTRTRIERCQMPTLADVAARRRSALVDQLRTAMADPALAGYTTLVDELAGTGDLRTVAAAALKLLLNEDQTDQVDTITRLDPPPAERPQRERSERSARSPRTKADTRSERVERTMVRLQINLGRNDQIRPADIVGAIANESGLPGRSIGEIEIRARTSVVEVPRRAAQQVLQALNRTTLRGQRVRAVLLAEAAVAA; translated from the coding sequence ATGACGACTTTTGCTGAGTTGGGCCTGAGTGATGCGCTGGTGAGCACATTGAGCGGGCTTGGCTACGACGAACCAACACCCATTCAGGCCCAGGCTATTCCATTGTTACTTGCCGGTCGCGACGTGATCGCTCAGGCCCAGACCGGCACCGGGAAGACGGCAGCATTTGCGTTGCCGATGATTGAACGTGTCACCGACGCGCTGGTGGTGCAGGCGCTTGTCCTGGCCCCTACCCGCGAGCTGGCCGTCCAGGTGGCAGAGGCGATCCATCGCTATGGTCGCCACCGTTCGTTGCGCGTGTTACCGATTTATGGCGGCCAGCCTATCGAGCGCCAGTTGCGCGGGCTGGCTCAGGGGACGCAGGTCGTGGTCGGGACTCCAGGTCGGGTGCTCGATCATCTGAAGCGTGGCAGTCTGCGCTTTGATCACCTGCGCATGGTGGTGCTTGACGAAGCCGATGAGATGCTCGATATGGGCTTCGCCGAGGAGTTGGAGGCGATTTTGCAGTTGACGCCAACGGAACGGCAGACCGCTCTCTTCTCGGCGACGTTGCCGCCGGCAGTGCAAAACCTGACCCTGCGTTATACCCGCCAGCCGGTGCGGGTGAGCATTGCTGCCGAGCAATTAACGACCCCGCGTATCCGGCAAACCTACTACGAAGTGCTGGCCCGCGACAAGCTCGATGCTCTCTGCCGGGTGCTCGACGCCGAGATGCCTCAGTTGGCGATTGTGTTCTGCCGAACACGCCAGGAGGCCGATGATATTGGTGAACGGCTGCAAGGCCGGGGCTACGCTGCCGAGTCGCTGCACGGCGACTTAAGCCAGGCCGCCCGTGATCGGGTGATGCGGCGTTTCCGCGAAGGGCAACTTGACGTGTTGGTGGCAACCGATGTTGCGGCCCGCGGCCTTGACATCGCCGAGGTGAGTCACGTTATCAACTACGATGTGCCTACCGACCCCGAAAGCTACGTACACCGGATTGGTCGTACCGGACGGGCCGGGCGTGAAGGGGTGGCGATCACCTTTATCACCCCACGCGAACGCCGCATGTTGCAGATCATCGAGCGGGTGACACGCACCCGGATCGAGCGCTGCCAGATGCCGACGCTGGCCGATGTAGCGGCCCGCCGTCGTTCGGCGCTGGTCGATCAATTGCGGACGGCGATGGCCGATCCTGCGCTTGCCGGCTACACCACCCTGGTCGACGAACTGGCTGGCACAGGTGATCTGCGCACGGTAGCTGCCGCTGCGTTGAAATTGCTCTTGAACGAAGATCAGACCGATCAGGTGGATACGATTACCCGGCTCGACCCACCGCCTGCTGAGCGTCCGCAGCGCGAACGCTCGGAACGATCTGCGCGTTCGCCACGCACCAAAGCCGACACACGCAGCGAGCGTGTTGAGCGGACGATGGTGCGCTTGCAGATCAACCTTGGTCGCAACGATCAGATTCGCCCTGCTGACATCGTCGGCGCCATTGCAAACGAGTCCGGTTTGCCCGGACGCAGCATCGGCGAGATCGAAATTCGGGCACGGACAAGCGTCGTCGAAGTACCGCGTCGGGCAGCCCAACAGGTGCTCCAGGCGCTTAATCGGACAACGTTGCGCGGTCAGCGTGTCCGGGCTGTGCTCCTGGCAGAGGCGGCAGTGGCAGCCTGA
- the ruvB gene encoding Holliday junction branch migration DNA helicase RuvB, whose translation MSAERLVNPHSDSDDQQVEKSLRPRTLSEFIGQEKVVEQLRIAIAAARGRNESLDHTLFYGPPGLGKTSLANVVANEMGAKIKITSGPAIERAGDLAAILTNLQANDVLFIDEVHRLNRAVEEVLYPAMEDFALDLVVGKGPGARSLRLNLPRFTVIGATTRLALLTSPLRDRFVAVHRLVFYSDDAMTEIVSRSARILGVPISPEGAREIGRRARGTPRIANRILRRVRDYAQVVADGAITLQVARDALAQLEIDELGLDENDRRLLRAIIELFNGGPVGLSTLAAALAEEVDAIEDVYEPFLLQLGFLQRTPRGRIATRRAYEHLGLPYPERTLPADDESGPQQATLF comes from the coding sequence ATGAGCGCCGAGCGGCTGGTCAATCCACATTCAGATAGCGACGACCAACAGGTTGAAAAGAGCCTTCGTCCCCGCACCCTCAGCGAGTTTATCGGCCAGGAGAAGGTTGTCGAGCAACTGCGGATTGCCATCGCCGCGGCTCGTGGGCGGAATGAGTCGCTCGATCACACCCTCTTTTATGGCCCACCGGGGTTGGGCAAAACATCGCTGGCGAACGTGGTGGCCAACGAAATGGGTGCCAAAATCAAGATTACCAGTGGGCCGGCAATTGAACGGGCCGGCGATCTGGCTGCTATCCTGACCAATCTCCAGGCCAATGATGTATTGTTTATCGATGAGGTGCATCGCCTGAATCGGGCCGTTGAAGAGGTGCTGTACCCGGCGATGGAAGATTTTGCGCTCGATCTGGTGGTTGGCAAAGGTCCCGGTGCCCGTAGCTTGCGCCTTAACCTGCCCCGCTTTACCGTGATCGGGGCCACCACTCGTTTGGCGTTACTCACCTCACCCCTGCGCGACCGTTTCGTCGCCGTGCATCGGCTGGTCTTCTATTCTGATGACGCGATGACCGAAATTGTCAGCCGTTCAGCGCGCATTCTTGGCGTTCCTATCAGCCCCGAAGGTGCCCGCGAAATTGGTCGTCGCGCCAGAGGGACACCACGGATTGCGAACCGGATTTTGCGCCGGGTGCGCGATTATGCTCAGGTTGTGGCCGACGGCGCGATCACGCTTCAGGTGGCGCGGGATGCGCTGGCCCAGCTTGAGATCGACGAATTGGGCCTTGATGAGAATGACCGTCGTCTGCTCCGGGCAATCATTGAACTGTTCAACGGTGGCCCGGTCGGTCTCAGTACCCTCGCCGCAGCCCTGGCCGAAGAGGTTGATGCTATCGAAGACGTGTACGAACCATTTTTGCTGCAACTCGGTTTCTTGCAGCGCACCCCACGAGGGCGGATTGCAACCCGGCGGGCTTACGAACATCTTGGCCTGCCCTACCCCGAACGCACCCTACCGGCTGATGACGAGAGTGGACCGCAACAGGCAACACTATTTTAA
- a CDS encoding glycosyltransferase family 2 protein — protein MPHHPLLSIAIIARDEERHLAGCLRSIAGLSDDVVVIVDAQTRDATAAIATDHGCRVLIEPWRGFSAQRNLALRRCRGDWVLFIDADERLTPELFIELATWKQTTPPPDLAGYRIPRYNLFFGRRLRGGGWYPDFQLRLLRRNAAHYDEQVAVHEVATLNGTVGTLRGHLLHLNIERLDELWQKQARYALAEAMTLYRHGRRMRLRNLIGAPAREFWRRYVQLGGWRDAWLGLFLCATLAWHEVVKFCMLYGLRHMSRP, from the coding sequence ATGCCGCACCATCCCTTGCTTTCGATTGCCATCATTGCCCGTGATGAAGAGCGTCATCTTGCCGGTTGTCTGCGCAGCATCGCCGGCCTGAGCGATGATGTGGTCGTTATCGTGGATGCCCAGACTCGTGACGCTACCGCAGCGATTGCTACAGATCACGGTTGCCGGGTGTTGATTGAGCCGTGGCGTGGCTTTAGTGCCCAACGAAACCTCGCGCTGCGCCGGTGTCGAGGCGATTGGGTACTCTTCATTGATGCAGATGAGCGCCTGACGCCGGAACTATTCATCGAACTTGCCACATGGAAGCAGACAACCCCTCCGCCCGACCTTGCCGGCTACCGGATTCCCCGCTACAACCTGTTTTTTGGTCGGCGTCTGCGTGGTGGTGGCTGGTACCCGGATTTTCAGCTTCGCCTGCTGCGGCGCAATGCGGCTCATTACGATGAGCAGGTCGCAGTACACGAAGTGGCAACGCTGAATGGCACCGTCGGGACACTGCGCGGGCATCTGCTCCATCTCAACATCGAACGGCTTGATGAATTGTGGCAAAAACAGGCCCGCTACGCGCTCGCCGAGGCAATGACGCTGTATCGGCATGGTAGACGGATGCGGCTGCGTAATCTGATCGGTGCGCCGGCGCGTGAGTTTTGGCGCCGCTACGTTCAGCTCGGCGGTTGGCGGGATGCCTGGCTGGGGCTGTTTCTCTGCGCCACTCTGGCCTGGCACGAAGTGGTGAAGTTTTGTATGCTGTACGGATTACGGCATATGTCACGACCGTGA
- the mmuM gene encoding homocysteine S-methyltransferase, with product MSSPNPITAALAQRPLLILDGALATELERRGCDLADPLWSAKVLIENPSLIQAVHADYFAAGADVAITASYQATIPGFMARGIAPDQAILLLQRSVALAQAARDQFWADPANREGRLRPLVAASVGPYGAFLHDGSEYRGNYGLSVAELIEFHRPRMAALAAARPDLFACETIPCLDEARALVALLPEFPHLTAWISFSARDGAHTAQGEPIAECAAEIAAHPQVAAIGVNCTAPRFLPDLIRAVQAVTDKPIVVYPNSGEVYDPVGQCWIGTTEIDDFVAQARQWYAMGARLIGGCCRTTPDHIRALAAWAAAGVNHD from the coding sequence ATGAGTTCGCCAAATCCGATAACTGCTGCACTTGCCCAACGCCCACTTCTAATCCTCGACGGGGCATTGGCTACGGAGCTGGAGCGGCGTGGTTGCGATCTCGCCGATCCGCTCTGGTCGGCGAAGGTGTTGATCGAAAATCCATCGTTGATCCAGGCTGTGCACGCCGACTATTTTGCGGCTGGTGCTGATGTTGCCATTACTGCGAGTTATCAGGCAACGATTCCCGGTTTTATGGCGCGTGGAATCGCTCCTGATCAGGCAATTCTGCTCTTACAGCGCTCGGTCGCATTGGCGCAGGCTGCGCGTGATCAATTTTGGGCTGACCCGGCGAATCGCGAAGGGCGTCTACGACCACTGGTTGCAGCCTCGGTAGGCCCGTATGGTGCATTTTTGCACGACGGCTCGGAATATCGCGGCAACTACGGCTTATCCGTGGCTGAATTGATTGAGTTCCATCGACCTCGCATGGCTGCTCTGGCGGCTGCCCGGCCTGATCTCTTTGCCTGTGAAACGATCCCCTGTCTCGACGAAGCACGGGCATTAGTTGCGCTCCTGCCCGAATTTCCGCACCTGACCGCATGGATTAGTTTCAGTGCTCGCGATGGTGCTCACACCGCTCAGGGTGAACCAATTGCCGAATGTGCTGCTGAGATTGCTGCTCATCCCCAGGTGGCCGCAATTGGAGTTAACTGTACAGCTCCTCGCTTCCTTCCCGATCTCATTCGCGCTGTACAGGCTGTTACCGACAAGCCGATTGTGGTCTACCCTAATTCGGGAGAAGTCTATGACCCGGTTGGGCAATGTTGGATTGGTACGACTGAGATTGACGATTTTGTAGCCCAGGCCAGGCAATGGTACGCTATGGGGGCACGGCTGATCGGTGGTTGCTGCCGGACTACTCCTGACCACATTCGAGCGTTGGCTGCCTGGGCCGCTGCCGGGGTGAATCATGATTGA